The DNA segment TGATGCCGGAATTGACGGACTGCGTATCAATCCCGGTAACATAGGCGGAGAAGATAAGGTTGATGCTGTTGTTTCAGCGGCAAAAGACCGCAGAGTTCCTATCCGCATCGGGGTTAACGGCGGTTCACTGGACAAGGCACTGCTTGCCAAGTATGGCGGACCCACACCAGAAGCAATGGTGGAAAGTGCTTTGGAACATGTGGCTCTTCTTGAAAAAAGAAATTTTCATGATATTAAAATATCGCTGAAATCCTCCTCCGTTTTGAACACCATAGCCGCTTATAAATTACTGTCTGAGAAGGTTGATTATCCTCAGCACGTAGGCATCACCGAGGCCGGAACTCTTGTTCGCGGAGCGGTAAAGTCTGCGGTGGGACTTGGTATTTTATTCTGGGAAGGTCTGGGCGACACCATGCGTGTTTCACTGACCCATGATCCTGTTGCCGAAGTGGGAGTTGCGTGGGAAATTCTGCGCGCGCTTGGTCTTCGTGAAAGAGGGCCTGAGATTGTGTCGTGTCCTACCTGCGGAAGAACAGAAATAAATCTTATTGAACTGGCTCAGCAGGTAGAAGAAAATCTGCGTGGTGTTAAGGATGTGTTTACCGTTGCCGTTATGGGTTGCGTTGTAAACGGACCGGGAGAAGCTCGCGAAGCTGATATCGGTATTGCCGGAGGCCGTGATCTAGGTATTATTTTTAGAAAAGGTGAAGTTGTCCGCAAGATTCGGGGGGCTGAAAACCTTTTGCCCGAATTTATGAAAGAGATCGAATCATTTTTGGAAGAAAAAAGAGGAAAATAAATGCGTTTAAGCCGTTTTTACATACCAACATTGAAAGAAGATCCTTCCGACGCGGAAGTTGTTTCACATAAACTTCTCATGCGTGCAGGGATGATCCGTAAAGTTACCAGTGGAATTTACAACTATCTGCCTCTCGGACTTAAATCCTTGAACAAAGTTGCAAATATCGTTCGCGAAGAAATGAACCGTGCTTACGCTCTCGAAGTGCTGATGCCTATGGTTCAGCCCGGTGATTTGTGGCAGGAAACAGGCCGTTGGGATTTTTACGGAAGTGAACTCCTCAGAGTGAAAGACCGTCACGGGCGTGACTATTGCCTCGGACCTACGCACGAAGAAGTTGTGACTGACCTAGTTCGTGGCGAAGTTAAATCATACAAACAGCTTCCGATTAATCTGTATCAGATTCAGACCAAATTCCGTGACGAAATCCGTCCCCGTTTCGGCCTGATGCGCGGTCGCGAATTTGTTATGAAAGATGCCTATTCCTTTGATAAGGATGAAGCCGGAGCAGAAGAATCCTATCGCTTGATGTTTGAAGCGTATAAAAAAATATTCTCCCGTATCGGGCTGCGTTTCCGTCCTGTTCAGGCTGATTCCGGTGCTATCGGTGGTGACTTTTCGCATGAATTTCATGTTCTTGCTGATACCGGTGAAGATACAATCGCCGTTTGTTTGAATGAGAAATGCGAGTACGCTGCCAACCTTGAAAAAGCTAAAGTGAATGCTCCGGCAGATGACAGCGCAAGTAAAGCTGAGTGTCCTGCAATTGAAGAAATTGCGACACCCGGTACACATACTGTTGAAGAAGTCTGTGCATTTCTTGAAATTTCTGCTGACAAGCTTGTTAAAACTTTGCTGTTTAACGTTGACGGTGAGCCTGTTGCGGCCCTTGTTCGCGGTGACCGTGAAATTAACGACGTTAAGCTTAGAAATCTTATGGGTGGAAATGAGATTGATCTTGCTTCCGAAGATGAGGTTAAAGAATGGACAGGCGCTCCTGTCGGCTTTGCCGGACCTGTTGGTCTGAAGGTAAAACGTATTTTTGCAGACCATGAACTTTGCGCTTCAACCGACTGGGTTGCCGGTGCAAACAAGGGTGATACTCATATCAAGCATCTCTCTCTTGGTCGCGATTGTAAGATTGAAAATTTTGCAGATCTTCGCGTCATTACCGAAAGTGACCCCTGCCCTGATTGCGGCGGTAAGATTGAGTTCACTAAAGGTATCGAAGTCGGGCATGTTTTCAAGCTCGGTGAGAAGTATTCCAAAGCAATGGATGCTACTTTCCTTGATGAAAATGGCAAGAGTAAACCAATGATCATGGGTTGTTATGGTATAGGGGTTTCCCGTATAATGGCTTCTGCTATTGAGCAGAATAATGATGAGAGCGGAGCTATTTTCCCTCCAGCCATCGCTCCTTTTGAACTTTGCTTGATCTCACTAGGCGGCAAAGACCTAGCCGTTGGCGAAAAAGCCGAAGAACTCTACGGACAGCTCATGGAAATGGGTATCGATGTTGCTTATGATGACCGCAAAGAAAGGCCCGGCGTAAAATTCGCTGATGCTGATCTTATCGGCTATCCAATGCAGCTCGTGCTTGGCGGAAAAGGACTCAAAAACGGAATTGTTGAAGCTAAGAATCGCAAAACCGGCGAAAAAATTGAGCTTCCGCTTGAAGGTTTCGCAGAAGCATTCACCGCATGGCGCGCAGAAATCTGGCAGTCATGGGGACTTACTTTATAGTTTAGGGAATCCAGAGAGGCGGAATCTTTTTTAAAAAAGGTTCCGCCTCTCTGATCGCCTAAGTTTTTTTTCGTCATATATGAAAATATTTTCAGTCAGTGATATCACCCGCGCCGTTAAGGACGTTCTGGAAGCCGAGTTCCCTTTTATATGGGTAAAAGGACAGGTCACTAATCTTGCACGTCCTGCATCCGGCCACATTTATTTTACGCTTACTGATGGTGAGGCTGGGATTTCTGTTGTCTGGTTCAAGGGCAATCAGCGGGACAGTGTAGGTGAAGGTCCGGCTGGGAGTCCTGCCGAGGAAACCGAGAGGATCAATCCTCTGACGGGCGAAGTTGAGTCCGGCGGAACGCTTAAGATTGAGGACGGCATGGAGATTCTCTGCGCCGGACATATGAATGTCTATCCACCTCGGGGATCATATCAGCTTATTGCAGAGCTTATTCAAGAGCAGGGCGTCGGTGATTTAAGATTGGCTTTTGAAGCTATGAAACGCAAGCTCGCTGATAAAGGATATTTTTCTGAAGACCGCAAAATGGAGATTCCGCGTTCTCCGTCAAAAGTTGCGGTGGTAACGGCTCCTTCGGGCGCGGCCATAATGGATTTTCTGCGTATAGCAGAAGGGCGCGGAACCGGTGCTGAGATCAGAATTTATCCTTCTCTGGTTCAGGGAGATAAAGCACCTGCTCAGATTGCTAAAGCTATTGATAAAGTTTGCGATGATGGATGGGCGGAAGTTCTCGTACTCATTCGCGGCGGCGGTTCTCTGGAGGATTTGTGGGCGTTTAATACCGAGTCTGTTGCTGATGCGCTTTTCAGGTCAAATGTTCCCGTTGTCTGCGGAGTCGGGCATGAAGTTGATACGTCCATTGCAGATTATGTTGCTGATAAACGGGTTGCAACTCCCAGTCATGCCGCTCAGGAACTCTGGCTCAGACGCGAAACTCTTATGCAGGGCGTGGATGAGCTGGAAAGCAAGCTGATCCGCAGTTATGATAATTTTTTGAAAGTCCGTAAGTCCAGCCTTGAAACGTTGCGGAAAGGGCTGTCGTGGCTTTCACCTTCGCAGAGAATTGATAGACTTCTTGAATCGTTCAGTGATGAACAGTTGAGACTCAAAAGAGGCGCAGATCTTTTTGTAGAGCGTAAGACTTCGGAACTTGGCGCGTTGGTGTATAGGCTGTGCTGTTCCTTTGATGAAAGGCGTTTTGATAGTCTTAATAAAGAATTATCCGACCTTTCAGCCAGACTTGAGAGAAGCGGAAAAGTTTTTATAGATAATAAAATTTCTGAATTTGACAACATAGCTAATTCCCTGCGAATGCTTGATCCTGAGATGCCGCTCGAACGTGGATATAGCCTTGTTACCGTTGAGAAGAGCGGAACCTTTTTGCGAAGCCCTGATGAAGTTGTGGATGGCGACGGACTTTTTGTTCGAGTGAAGTCTGGAGAAATACGTGCGAAAGTTGCGATCAAATGAGAATCGGAGATATTAAATTGAAAAATTCCATGCGATATATAAAAATTCTGACACTCGCAGTTACTCTTTGTTTATTTATAGCGTCATCAGCTTTCGCGGCTGTTTCTCTGGCCTATCCCCAAAAAGCGGGAATTGGTGAACCTTTTATGGTCAGAGTTACTTCGAATAAGAGTTTGGATTCAGTTTCTGTAAAGTGGCTCGGCGTAACGGTTCAGCCTGAAATAAGAAAGTGGAAAGGAAAATCTGTTGCTCTTGTAATGTTCGGAACAGATGTTCTTGCTGATAAGGCCGGTAAAAAGGAGTTGATTATACGCGCTGTTGAGGATGGAAAAGATCGCAAGTTCAGCCGTAAAATTAAGATTTTTAGTAAGAAATATAAAGTTCAGCGGCTTACCCTGCCTGAAAATATGGTCACCCCCCCGAAAGAAGAACTTGAACGTATCCGTAAAGACCGGGTAGAAGTTAAAGCTGCTAAAGAAACTCAATCTGAAAAAAGAATGTGGTTTGTTCCATTTCAAAGGCCGACAAAAGGAGCTCAGTCGAGTCCTTACGGAGCCCGGAGAATTTTGAACGGCAAGCCTAAGAATCCTCATCGGGGACTGGATTTCCGGGGAGCCAAGGGAACAGCTATTTATGCAATGGAAGATGGAAAAGTTTTACTGGTTAAAAACCATTACTACGCTGGTAATTCTATCTACCTTGATCACGGAAACGGGGTTGTCACGATGTATTTCCATCTTTCGCAATTCGATGTTAAGGAAGGCGACATGGTTGAGAGAGGCCAGACAATCGGTCGTATAGGATCAACCGGAAGAGTAACCGGACCGCATCTGCATATGAGCGTAAGTGTTCAAGGCCGTCTTGTTGACCCTCGCTTTGTGTTGGAAAAAAATACGGATAAGCTGCTCGGTCTTTAAGCCGATGTCAGATGAAGATAATTATATGAAAGACAACAAAAGTTTTGAAGAAAGACTGGAACGTTTGAAAATAATCGTTGCAGGTCTGGAGCGGGGCGATCTTCCCCTTGAAGAGGGCGTTGCTCTTTTTAAAGAAGGACAGGCTCTTGCGAAAAATTGTGCGGATCAACTCCAGAAAGCCGCTAATGAAGTTAAAATCGTCGGCGATGGATTAATTGAAGATTTTGAAGCTAAAGTTGAAAATGAGGATATGACGGATGACAGTTAAAGAAAAACTTGCGGTACATGCTGCAGAAGTTGAAAAATATCTTTCAGAATGTCTTAAGGGGCAAGGCATTCCTTATGGTTTGCTTGAATCAATGGATTACAGCCTTCTTGCCGGCGGAAAGCGGCTTCGTCCCGTGCTGGTACTTGTCTGGGCACAGATGCTCGGAGCCAAGAAAGAAGCGGTTATGCCCTTTGCCGCAAGTCTCGAGATGATTCATACTTATTCATTAATACACGACGATCTTCCCGCAATGGATGACGATGATTTGAGACGCGGCAAGCCTTCCAATCATAAAAAGTTCGGTGAAGCTACCGCAATTCTTGCCGGAGACGGACTGCTGACAGAAGCATTCGGTTTTATGGCAAAAGCTGATGCTCCGGCAGAAGTCGTAGTAGAAGCTATAAGCCTTATGGCCCACTCTGCGGGTGCTAGCGGAATGGTCGGCGGTCAGACTGTAGATATGGAATATACCGGTCGTGATGGCATAACTCTTGACGAGCTCAAAGTTATGCACGCAATGAAAACCGGAGCTTTAATTCTTTCCGCTTGTAAGTCGGGCGCTATTCTGGCTAAAGGGGTGGGGGCGACCGAAGAAGATGTCAGACGCGCGGAAGAGTATGGCCGTTTGATTGGAGTCGCATTTCAGATTGTTGATGATGTCCTTGACGTTGTCGGTGACGAAGCTTCTCTCGGAAAACCTGTGGGAAGTGATGAAGAGCAGGGTAAGTCTACTTATCCCAGTCTGATTGGACTTGAAGAAAGTAAAGAGCTTGCCCGCAAATATGTGGACGAAGCTGTTGAGTTGCTTGCTCCTTATTCCGGCGCAGAAGCGGAGTTGTTATCAGAGCTTGCTCAATATATAGTTGATAGAGTGTATTAATCGTTGTTTTTTATGAAAACACGATGGCGTTTTTGTGTTAGGTGGTTAACACTGTTAAGTAATACTTAAGTCTACTTGTGTGACATTGCCTACGTTTTTTTTGGGGAAGTATAACCCGGTGCGAGGTTCGGGGAATATGAGCAGTTCTGAAAAGTCATGTAAATGCGGGGATTATCCTCTGCTTAAAAGTATAAAGAATCCTGTCCAGATTCAGGCTCTTGGAAAAGAAGAGCAGCTTCAGCTTGCTGATGAATTGAGGCAGTGTATTATAAATACCGTTTCCAAAGGCGGCGGGCATCTTGCTCCTTCGCTTGGAGTTATTGAATTAACCATAGCACTTTTTAAGTGTTTTGATTTTGATACTGATCGTATTGTCTGGGACGTAGGTCATCAGGCTTATGCCTATAAAATCTTGACCGGACGTTATGAGAATTTTCATACGTTGCGCCACAAAGACGGCATCAGCGGTTTTCCGCGTATGGCGGAAAGTCCATATGATCATTTCGGTGTAGGGCATTCAAGTACGTCTATTTCCGCCGTTCTGGGCATGGCTGTTGCCAATGACCTTGATGGCGGAGATCGTAATTGTGTTGCTGTAATCGGTGACGGGTCCATGACTGCGGGAGAGGCTTTCGAAGGTCTTAATCAGGCCGGTGGAATGAAGCGTAAAATGGTTGTCGTTTTAAACGATAACGAGATGTCTATCTCGGCCAACGTGGGTGCTTTGTCTTCGTTCCTCAGTCGTAAGCTGTCTCATCCTGTTCTGACCAGATTCAAAAAAGATTTTGAAGGTCTTCTGAAACAGATTCCTAAGATCGGGGACGATCTTGCTATGTATGCCAAGCGTGGCGAAGACTCTTTTAAAAGTTTCTTCACCCCGGGAATGCTTTTCGAAGCACTTGATTTCACTTATCTGGGACCGATTGACGGGCATAATACCGAGGCCCTTATCGAAGTTTTCGAACAGGTTAAAAAACTTGATACTCCTGTACTTGTTCATGTTTTAACAACCAAAGGTAAGGGGTATGCCCCTGCTGAAAATAATCCTACTTATTTTCATGGGGTTGGAAGTTTCGAGCCTGAAACAGGTATGGCTGCCAAGTTTAAAGGCGGACTCCCTTCATATACTGAAGTTTTCGGTAAGACTCTTTGTAAGCTTGCAGCTAAAGATGATAAAATTGTAGCCATCACTGCTGCAATGCCTGAAGGAACCGGAACAGATTGTTTCAGAGAAATTTTCCCTGACAGATTTGTCGACGTAGGTATTTGTGAGCAGCATGCTGTGACTTTTGCCGCCGGACTTGCAACTATGGGTTACAAGCCTGCTGTTGCGATTTATTCGACATTTTATCAGAGGGCATATGATCAGATAGTGCATGACGTTTGTCTGCAAAATTTGAATGTAAACTTTTTCCTTGATCGCGGTGGATTGGTCGGCGCTGACGGCGCGACTCATCACGGCGTTTTCGATATGTCTTTCATGCGTCATATTCCTAATATTATCTGCATGGCTCCTAAAGATGAATCTGAGCTTGCACGCATGGTTGCAACTGCTATTGATTTTGACGGTCCTGCTGCGGTTCGTTATCCGCGTGGAGTAGGAATCGGCGCTGTACTGGAAAAAGATCCTTCTCTTCTTGAAATAGGCGAAGGAGAACTTCTCCGTGATGGATTTGACGGGTTACTGATTACTCTGGGTTCCAGAGTCTGGCCTGCCGTTGAAGCTGTTGAAGAACTTGACGATGAATCCGGTAAATCCGTAGCAGTCTTCAACGCACGCTTTTTAAAGCCGCTGCCTGAAAAACAGATTCTAGAACTGGCTGCCCGTTTTAAACGGATTGTCATTGTTGAAGAAAATGCTAAAGCCGGTGGATTCAGTTCCGCTGTAGTTGAGTTGCTTGTTGATTCAAACGCAATTGACGGGCATCATATAAAACGGCTTGGTATTCCTGATCGGTTTATTGAGCATGGAACACAGAAAGAACTTCGTGAAGAACTCGGTATAGATAAGAATGGAATGAAAAAGGCAATGCTTGAATTGCTGAACAAAGAGTAGTTTTTACTAGACTAGAAAGTATAAAATCCTGCCGGAGTAATTCGGCAGGATTTTTTTATGGCTGAACTGATGAGTTTAATTTGTTTTTAAGAGCAGTTTTCCCGAATCAGCAGTAATCCCGTCAGGTGCTTTTTCCCCGAAAGTTTGAAGAATAAGATCTGCATCTACGATTACACCCTGTTTCAGAAGGCCGGGACCGCCTTCTTTGGCTATCAGGTTGAAGAGTTTGACTGTTACGAGCATTTCGCCTTCACCTACATCTTCGGTGTTTTTCGCACTTATTTCGCTGCGAAATGCGCTGATAGCCGTATCTCGTCCCATCGCCATTCCTGCAACGCCGGGCAATGCTCCTGAAAGTGATAAAATATCACCGTCTTTTACTCTGACCGAATCAATGTCGTCCGCAGGGCAATTATTCAGGAAAACAGTTCGAACTCTTTGTTCTATATAATCAGGAGCAAAACCGACACAACTTTTAATAAATTCCCGTATGCTCATTCCTGCTGTTCCGCGCACACCGACTCCTTTTTGAAGAAGCGTTACAGTGCCGGGTGTTTCTGCTGTAATGGTTATAGGAATCATATTTTTATACATGCTTATCTCCCTTTGCTTCATTCGTTTAATACAGCTCATTATGTTTTTTTAAACATAATGAGCTGTATTATTTGATTTATTAACAATGGGTGTAAGATGTAGCTTTGTCAAATATGAGTGGTGAATTTTATTTATTTCTTTTTCTGAGCTTCCTCTTCGCGCAAAGCCCGTCTCAATACTTTTCCTACCATTGTTTTAGGTAGTTCTTTGCGGAATTCAACTTTTCTGGGGACTTTATATCCGGCCAGTTTTTCGCGGCAATAGCCAATAACTTCTGTACGATCCATGGATTGCCCTTCTTTCAGGACAATATATACTTTAATGACTTCGCCGCGGGTTTTGTGCGGCAAGCCTACTGTTACTGCTTCTTGAATTTTGGGGTGTTCATATAAAATTTCATCTACTTCACGAGGGTAAATATTGTAACCGCTGGATATGATCATATCTTTTTTGCGGTCAACTATATAAAAATATCCTTCCTCGTCCATGTAGGCGATATCCCCGGTGTAAAGCCAGCCGTTGCGTAAGGCTCCGGCAGTTTCATCGGGTTTATTGTAATACCCTTTCATGACTTGAGGGCCGCGAACAATAAGTTCACCCATCTTACCGGGAGGGAGATGCAGACTGCCCACTTCCATATCAACGATTGCGGCATCGGTGCCTGGAAGAGGCACACCGATTGATCCTGCTTTTTTCGTGCCGTCAAGAGGATTGAGATGTGTCACCGGGGAAGCTTCTGTCAGTCCGTATCCTTCAACTATTGTTGAACCGAATACGGAGTTAAACTGTTGAATTGCTTCAACAGGCATAGGCGAAGATCCGGAAAGGCAATATTTGATTGAAGCTATATCGAACTTGGCCAATTCTTTTTGCTGGAGCAGAGAAATGTATAAGGAAGGTGCTCCGGGGAAAAGAGTCGGCTTTAATTTGTGCATAGCCTTAAGGACATCCAGCGGCACATAGCGCGGGAAAGGAACCATTGTAGCCCCTAAGGATGTCGAAAAATTAAGACAGACAGTAAGTCCGTATATATGGAAATACGGCAGAATTCCGAGAACAACCTCTTGCTGTTGTCCAAGCTTATGCAGCATTGCGTGGAATTGCTGTATGTTGGCCCCGAGGTTTGCGTGCGTGACGTTACACCCTTTAGACAGTCCTGTGGTACCCCCTGTATATTGAAGCAGGGCAGTGTCTTCTAATGGACGAATATTGGGTGCGGAGTAAGTTTCTTTTCCTTCCAGCAACGTTTTCCATTTCAGGATGGATGAACCGTTGTATGGAACTTTAGGCGTATTATGATTTTTTAAGCTTTTCAGATTATATAGCTGTTTGAGCGGGAATTTTAGAGCGTCTGAAATTCTTGTGATGTAATATTTACGGACAGGTAATTTGTCGCGCAGTTTTTGCAGCTTGGGCCAAAGCATATCCAGAGTGATAATTATCTGGGCGCCGGAATCATTTATTTGATGTATGATTTCGGTTTCCATATAAAGAGGATTGGTCAATGTGACGACTGCACCTGCTTTAAGGACGGCCCAATAGGATATAATCATCTGCGGGGTGTTGGGGAGCATTAATGCCACCCTGTCACCCGTTTTGATTCCGTTTTTGCGGAGGTTGGCCGCCATTACTTCGGCTGCGTTTTTCAGCTTTTCATAAGTAATAGACCAGTTTTGAAATTCTATAGCTTTTCGTTTAGGCCATTTTTCAGCTGTTCTGTCCAAATAGTCAAAGAGAGGGCAATTATTAAAATCCAGACTCTTTGGTACTTCAGGGTCGTAATGATCAAGCCATGGGCGATTAAGTTTCACTCAACACCTTCCAATTATTCAATATTTATCTGATACCCTTGAATCAAGGGCAGGTTTCAGCTGCAAAGAGGCGTGAGTATATGGATCAGTTTAAGTTCTGGCAAGTATGTATATTAATTGCGAGTCGCCGGGGTAAAAATGGATAAAATATAGTCAGTTAAGCCTTTATTTGCTCCCGTACCGCATTCTGAGAAGGGACATCCCAAGGCGAAGGGAACTTCCAGAGGTCTCGGTGTGCCATGGTAAA comes from the Maridesulfovibrio ferrireducens genome and includes:
- the xseB gene encoding exodeoxyribonuclease VII small subunit — protein: MKDNKSFEERLERLKIIVAGLERGDLPLEEGVALFKEGQALAKNCADQLQKAANEVKIVGDGLIEDFEAKVENEDMTDDS
- the dxs gene encoding 1-deoxy-D-xylulose-5-phosphate synthase; the protein is MSSSEKSCKCGDYPLLKSIKNPVQIQALGKEEQLQLADELRQCIINTVSKGGGHLAPSLGVIELTIALFKCFDFDTDRIVWDVGHQAYAYKILTGRYENFHTLRHKDGISGFPRMAESPYDHFGVGHSSTSISAVLGMAVANDLDGGDRNCVAVIGDGSMTAGEAFEGLNQAGGMKRKMVVVLNDNEMSISANVGALSSFLSRKLSHPVLTRFKKDFEGLLKQIPKIGDDLAMYAKRGEDSFKSFFTPGMLFEALDFTYLGPIDGHNTEALIEVFEQVKKLDTPVLVHVLTTKGKGYAPAENNPTYFHGVGSFEPETGMAAKFKGGLPSYTEVFGKTLCKLAAKDDKIVAITAAMPEGTGTDCFREIFPDRFVDVGICEQHAVTFAAGLATMGYKPAVAIYSTFYQRAYDQIVHDVCLQNLNVNFFLDRGGLVGADGATHHGVFDMSFMRHIPNIICMAPKDESELARMVATAIDFDGPAAVRYPRGVGIGAVLEKDPSLLEIGEGELLRDGFDGLLITLGSRVWPAVEAVEELDDESGKSVAVFNARFLKPLPEKQILELAARFKRIVIVEENAKAGGFSSAVVELLVDSNAIDGHHIKRLGIPDRFIEHGTQKELREELGIDKNGMKKAMLELLNKE
- a CDS encoding M23 family metallopeptidase produces the protein MKNSMRYIKILTLAVTLCLFIASSAFAAVSLAYPQKAGIGEPFMVRVTSNKSLDSVSVKWLGVTVQPEIRKWKGKSVALVMFGTDVLADKAGKKELIIRAVEDGKDRKFSRKIKIFSKKYKVQRLTLPENMVTPPKEELERIRKDRVEVKAAKETQSEKRMWFVPFQRPTKGAQSSPYGARRILNGKPKNPHRGLDFRGAKGTAIYAMEDGKVLLVKNHYYAGNSIYLDHGNGVVTMYFHLSQFDVKEGDMVERGQTIGRIGSTGRVTGPHLHMSVSVQGRLVDPRFVLEKNTDKLLGL
- the xseA gene encoding exodeoxyribonuclease VII large subunit; the protein is MKIFSVSDITRAVKDVLEAEFPFIWVKGQVTNLARPASGHIYFTLTDGEAGISVVWFKGNQRDSVGEGPAGSPAEETERINPLTGEVESGGTLKIEDGMEILCAGHMNVYPPRGSYQLIAELIQEQGVGDLRLAFEAMKRKLADKGYFSEDRKMEIPRSPSKVAVVTAPSGAAIMDFLRIAEGRGTGAEIRIYPSLVQGDKAPAQIAKAIDKVCDDGWAEVLVLIRGGGSLEDLWAFNTESVADALFRSNVPVVCGVGHEVDTSIADYVADKRVATPSHAAQELWLRRETLMQGVDELESKLIRSYDNFLKVRKSSLETLRKGLSWLSPSQRIDRLLESFSDEQLRLKRGADLFVERKTSELGALVYRLCCSFDERRFDSLNKELSDLSARLERSGKVFIDNKISEFDNIANSLRMLDPEMPLERGYSLVTVEKSGTFLRSPDEVVDGDGLFVRVKSGEIRAKVAIK
- a CDS encoding long-chain fatty acid--CoA ligase; amino-acid sequence: MKLNRPWLDHYDPEVPKSLDFNNCPLFDYLDRTAEKWPKRKAIEFQNWSITYEKLKNAAEVMAANLRKNGIKTGDRVALMLPNTPQMIISYWAVLKAGAVVTLTNPLYMETEIIHQINDSGAQIIITLDMLWPKLQKLRDKLPVRKYYITRISDALKFPLKQLYNLKSLKNHNTPKVPYNGSSILKWKTLLEGKETYSAPNIRPLEDTALLQYTGGTTGLSKGCNVTHANLGANIQQFHAMLHKLGQQQEVVLGILPYFHIYGLTVCLNFSTSLGATMVPFPRYVPLDVLKAMHKLKPTLFPGAPSLYISLLQQKELAKFDIASIKYCLSGSSPMPVEAIQQFNSVFGSTIVEGYGLTEASPVTHLNPLDGTKKAGSIGVPLPGTDAAIVDMEVGSLHLPPGKMGELIVRGPQVMKGYYNKPDETAGALRNGWLYTGDIAYMDEEGYFYIVDRKKDMIISSGYNIYPREVDEILYEHPKIQEAVTVGLPHKTRGEVIKVYIVLKEGQSMDRTEVIGYCREKLAGYKVPRKVEFRKELPKTMVGKVLRRALREEEAQKKK
- the ispG gene encoding flavodoxin-dependent (E)-4-hydroxy-3-methylbut-2-enyl-diphosphate synthase; translated protein: MINRKKTRELFIGNVGIGGDNPIRVQSMCNTDTRNVLTTGTQINALAEAGCEIVRVAVPDEEAAAALVEIRKNSPVPLIADIHFDYRLALAAIDAGIDGLRINPGNIGGEDKVDAVVSAAKDRRVPIRIGVNGGSLDKALLAKYGGPTPEAMVESALEHVALLEKRNFHDIKISLKSSSVLNTIAAYKLLSEKVDYPQHVGITEAGTLVRGAVKSAVGLGILFWEGLGDTMRVSLTHDPVAEVGVAWEILRALGLRERGPEIVSCPTCGRTEINLIELAQQVEENLRGVKDVFTVAVMGCVVNGPGEAREADIGIAGGRDLGIIFRKGEVVRKIRGAENLLPEFMKEIESFLEEKRGK
- a CDS encoding proline--tRNA ligase, whose product is MRLSRFYIPTLKEDPSDAEVVSHKLLMRAGMIRKVTSGIYNYLPLGLKSLNKVANIVREEMNRAYALEVLMPMVQPGDLWQETGRWDFYGSELLRVKDRHGRDYCLGPTHEEVVTDLVRGEVKSYKQLPINLYQIQTKFRDEIRPRFGLMRGREFVMKDAYSFDKDEAGAEESYRLMFEAYKKIFSRIGLRFRPVQADSGAIGGDFSHEFHVLADTGEDTIAVCLNEKCEYAANLEKAKVNAPADDSASKAECPAIEEIATPGTHTVEEVCAFLEISADKLVKTLLFNVDGEPVAALVRGDREINDVKLRNLMGGNEIDLASEDEVKEWTGAPVGFAGPVGLKVKRIFADHELCASTDWVAGANKGDTHIKHLSLGRDCKIENFADLRVITESDPCPDCGGKIEFTKGIEVGHVFKLGEKYSKAMDATFLDENGKSKPMIMGCYGIGVSRIMASAIEQNNDESGAIFPPAIAPFELCLISLGGKDLAVGEKAEELYGQLMEMGIDVAYDDRKERPGVKFADADLIGYPMQLVLGGKGLKNGIVEAKNRKTGEKIELPLEGFAEAFTAWRAEIWQSWGLTL
- a CDS encoding polyprenyl synthetase family protein; protein product: MTVKEKLAVHAAEVEKYLSECLKGQGIPYGLLESMDYSLLAGGKRLRPVLVLVWAQMLGAKKEAVMPFAASLEMIHTYSLIHDDLPAMDDDDLRRGKPSNHKKFGEATAILAGDGLLTEAFGFMAKADAPAEVVVEAISLMAHSAGASGMVGGQTVDMEYTGRDGITLDELKVMHAMKTGALILSACKSGAILAKGVGATEEDVRRAEEYGRLIGVAFQIVDDVLDVVGDEASLGKPVGSDEEQGKSTYPSLIGLEESKELARKYVDEAVELLAPYSGAEAELLSELAQYIVDRVY